From the Nostoc sp. PCC 7107 genome, the window TAGTTCCATCAGTGTGCAAGCTGGAGGTTCTTTGAGTGCTAACGCTGGTGGCGCAATTTCCGCTAATTCTGGTAGTTCGGTTAGTGTAAATGCTGGCGCTGCGGTGAGCATCAACGGTGCAGCTTCGGTAGGTATTTTAGGCGGGATAATTCGATTGAATTGTTAACTAATGAAGTGTGAAGTATGAAGTCTGAAATTTATAGGACTTACGCAATAACTCTCTCAAACTATTATAACTTTGCGTCCTACCCTGCGGGTACTCCTTCGGAGAACTCGTAAGAGTAGCCGCTACCGCGTCTATGCGGTTCGTTTTTTCATACTTTTGCTTAAGCCCTGATTTAATTCTTTTTTGTGAGTTATCACCTTTATCTACCTTCTAAAAATCCCTAAAAAATTATGTTTCCAGCAGCACGATTAACTGATTTAACTGTCACAGGCGATCCGATTACTGCCCCTGGTGTGCCTAATGTTTTAATTGCAGGTTTACCCGCAGCTTGTGTTGGCGATTTAGTGGCGGGGCCTGTGGTTACTGGAAGTATTGTGATGGGTTCTTTTACCGTATTGATTGGAGGTAGACCTGCGGCGCGAGTCACATCTCAGGTAGCTGGTGTTAATACTGTAACAGGTGTACCATTAACTACTGTTGTGGGTATAGGTGCGCCAACGGTGTTAATTGGTGGTTGAAAGGTAAAAGAGCCTTTACTGAGCATTTTTTTTGGTAAATCAGCATTTTTGCGAGCAGTGATAGGAATTTGAATGCAGAATGTAGTGCCTTGTCCCGGTTCTGAGAAGCATTCAATTGTACCGTTATGCTTTTCGATAATTTTGCGACAGATGGGCATTCCTAAGCCTGTGCCTTTACCGATGGGTTTTGTCGTGAAGAAAGGTTCAAAGAGGCGATCGCGCACATCTTGACTCATTCCCGAACCATTATCTTGAATCCGAACGACTATACATGGATAATTTGTCCATGTTTTGCCATTTTCTAATGAAGTGCTAATAGTAATAATCCCTTCTTTTTCTTGACCTTCTAAGGCATCAATTGCATTTGCAATAATATTCATAAATACCTGATTTAGTTGACTGGGATAGCACTCAACTAAAGGCAGTACATCATAATCTTTAACGATTTCAATTCCTAATTTTCCACAGCTGGTCTTTAAGCGATTGTTCAAAATCAGCAGTGTACTATCAATGCCTTCATGAATATCTGCTACCGTCATCTGTGCTTGTTCTGTCCGCGAAAAGTTGCGTAAAGATACAACAATCTCACGGACACGCTTGATTCCTAAACTCATTGAACCTATCAGTTTTGGCAAATCTTCAGAGAGAAAGTCTAGATCAATTTCTTCGGTGAGGTCTTGAATTTGTGGTAGGTAATCGCAATTATCTTGGTAAATATGCACTAGACGCAATAAATCATCAACATACTGTTGAGCATGACTAATATTACCGCTGATAAAGTTGACTGGATTATTAATCTCATGGGCAATTCCCGCTACTAACTGCCCCAAGCTAGACATTTTTTCACTTTGAATTAACTGTGCTTGTGTTTGTTGTAATTCATGCAGTGTAGTTTGCAGTTGTTGCGCTTGGATTTGGGCAATTTTAGCAGCTTCACAACTTTGCTCATAAAGTAGGGCTTTTTCGATCGCTACTCCCGCCTGCATTGCCAATATACTTAATAGTTTTAAGTCTCTGTTAGTATAATTAACCGCAGTTTCGCTACCAATAATAATTGCTCCAACTACCCGTTCTTCGACATTTAACGGGACACAAATAAACGAATTAAATTGTTTTGGTTCACCAATAAATCGAGGATAAGATACAATATTATTGATAATCTCTCCTCTGCCCATTTGGACTACATCACCGATAATTCCTTCGCCTAATTTTATCGGATGCTGGAGATAACTATTAGCACCAATTTCTGCCAGAGTCTCAAAAATATTTGTTTTTTTGTTTAACAATAAAATAGCTCCACCAGTTGAGGGAATTAATTGGCCAGCTTCTTGTATGAGCAATCGAGAAACTTGTCTGAGATTGAGACTAGCAGTTACTTGAATTGAAATATCATGAAGTAAATCAATTTCCTGATATCTTTCTAGTAATTCATGGGCGAGATTTTTCTTCTCAGATTCTTGTTTGAGTGCATAGACAAGGAATGAAGCAACACCAGATGCCTGTTGTGAACCACGTACCCAACCAATCAATTCACCAGTAAATTCTATTGGGTGGGCGATCGCCGAAATATCTACTGCCGTACCAAAGAAGATTTGACCTTCGATATCTTCTATTCTGAACTGACTATCTATTGCTTTAGCAAAATCATTTAAAAGAGCTAAGACATCCTTTTTAACAATCAGACTGCTGAAATTGCTTTTAATCATTTGCTCTCATCCTGATTTTATTGCTGATTTTGCTAAAGCATCAGTTTTTTATACCTAATTGATGGTCATTTGTCACTAATTGTTAGTAAATCCATCATCAGATAACTGCCATATTGTTAGGTATCAGCTTTGATTTTGGAAGATTAAAATTTTAAATAATATTTGATGCAACTCGATTATAAATGAATAATTTAAGACAATTCACCGTAGATTCATTGATTTTTGTATGTTCAGTAAATATACTTAGACAAAGTACTATACTATATGTACTCTATATAAAGTGATACACTGAACAGAAATATCACGGCATTAAGTTGACATTGTTTAAACGCTTCTCATAGTCATCGTCATTAGTGACTTATATGAATTTTTCACAAGAATTTGAACAAACCCTTACTCAAGGCGCTTCTTTAGAAAAGTTCACATCTTTGCTGAAGAAAATTAGTAACTATAACTATGTTTTGCAAGGAGAGGAACCAGATAGCCTAATTCACTTGGCGGTGGTTAACGACAGATTAGATGTTGTAAAGCTATTAGTGCAGCAAGGTGCGTCTCTAGAACCATTAGAGATTCGTCCAAAATCAGAAAATCTATATCCTGAATTTGAAGTTTTTGGTTTTGATGATGATGATGAAAGATTTACTGGAGATCCCTTACTGAGTGCTGCTGCGACAGGAAAGCAAGAAATATTTGAGTTCTTAGCGCCACTTGCTTCAATCAGCCAACGTAGGCAAGCAATGTTACATCTAGTTGATGGTCTCAAAAGTAATTCAATTTTTTATTCTGAAGATAAAACTACTTTTCAACAGCTGATCAACTCTAAACCAAGTACAGATAATCCTGACACTTTTGGTCAATGGCTTCATGATTTAGCTCAGTCAACAATTACAGAGCTAAGTCTAAACGAAACAATACGATCTGTATCATTAAAATTTATCGAAAGATGTCAAGAGCAAATTTCGCAAGGATTGAATATTGATAGGATTAGTGATAATGGATGTACTCTTTTGTGGACAGCATCAAATAATGGATATCTTGAAGCAGTTCAAGCCTTGCTGCAATTAGGTGCGACTCCTGATATTCCTAACCAGACAGATGGTTGGACTCCGTTAATGATAGCTGTTGATGCTCATATTCCCTGGCTATGTGGTACTAAAAGTATTTCGGGAACAGCTGAAAGTCAGCAAGTAAATATTGTTCGTCTCCTTCTGGAAGCAGGAGCAAATGTCAACTTTGCAGGAAAACATGGGGAAACTGCTTTGTATTTACTTCATGACTTTGACAGAGAGGAAATTCTTGGCGAGGAAATTCACTTAGCCATTTGTGAAATGGAATCTGTTTTAAGAGATGCAGGAGCGACTGAAGCACCGGGCGACTGAAGTCGCGGCTACACAGGCAAAACCCGCCTGCGCGGGTTTCAAACCATTGATTTTTCTTCAGTCCGCGTAGGCGGACTTTGTTTGTATAGCCGAGCCAGTTGCAAGATATGTGTAGAGGTTAATCACATACAACGCTACCAAACTGAAAGTTAACTCGACTTTTGGCGAATGGTTTTTGTTTTGTTGATCAGCATAAAGTAGCGTAGACTGCTCATCACTGTGTACCTACCATGCCGGAACTCAATCAAAATCAACACCTGGGTGCGGGCTGGTCGTTTCCGTTACGGGTGAATGTCCAAGGGGGTCTGCAACTTAGTAAGGCCGATCGCAATATTGAAGAGTCGATGATGCTGATTTTGCGTACCGATTTGGGTGAACGGGTGTATCGTCCTAACTTTGGTTCGCGGTTGTCGGAGTTGACTTTTGCACCGATGAATACTCAAACTTTATTACTTTTGCGTCTACACGTCCAAGAAGCGTTGGAGATGTGGGAACCACGAATCGTTTTAGATGCGGTGCGTGCTGACCCTGATCCACTGCGAGGTCGTGTAGATATTGTGATTGAATATCATCCCAAAGATACCCATGATTCGCGGAGTTTAGTATTTCCGTTTTATTTAAATGGTCAATAGTCATCAGTTTTTATATCTCAATGAAGATCCCCCTAAATCCTCCTTCAAAAGGGGGACTTTAAGAGTGTGATTCCCCCCTTTTGAAGGAGGGCTAGGGGGGATCAAAACTTTAACTGAACCATGTTGTCTTAATATTACTCAGCACTTTTATTAATATTGTGGAATTTGATTTTTTACCAAAGTTACCCAAGTCTAATCTAGACGATCGCACTTTTAAAGATTTAGTTGATGAGTGTATTCTGCGGATTCCCCGCTATTGTCCAGAATGGACGAATTATAACCCCAGTGACCCAGGCATTACGCTCATTGAGCTATTTGCTTGGTTAACTGACCAAATGTTGCTGCGGTTCAATGAAGTACCCAAGCGCAATTACATTACTTTTTTAGAGTTATTGGGTGTCAGGTTGCAAGCGCCTGCGCCTGCGGTGGCGGATATTACTTTTTATTTGAGTGCGGCTTTACCTGATACTTACACCATTCCGGCTGGGGTGGAGGTGGCGACAATTCGCACGGAAACAGAAGAGGCCATATCTTTCACCACAGATCGGCCTTTAATTATTGATAAACCGCAAATTCGCCACTTTCTCACCTGTCCCACCGCTGATCAAAAACCAGAAATTTTGCGCGATCGCTTTACTAATTTATGGACGATGCGCTCTGATGGTGAGTGGTATGGTAGAGAGTTGGCACTTTTTGACGAACAACCCCAACCGGGAAACAGCTTTTATTTAGTTATTGATGGGGAATCCCAGTGTGAGGGGAACGTTCTGGCGTTGCAATTAAAAGGAGAAGCAGCCACCGCCACGGGGATTAATCCCGATATTCCGCCGCGGCGTTGGGAAGCTTGGAATGGTGTGGAATGGGAAGTGGTGTTACTACAAGAAGCGGACGATAGCACCAAGGGTTTTAGTTTTAGCGAATTGGCGACCCAAGGAATTAACCCCCTACAAGGTGCAGATATCGTCCTGCATTTACCCCAATTCTGGCCTGTGAGTACCTTCACCGCGTACCAAGGACGTTGGTTGCGTTGCGTTTACACTTCGCCCCAACCCAATCAACCAGGATATAGCAGTGCGCCGCGGATGGTTGGTTTGGCGGTGAGATCCATTGGTGGGACGGTGGGTGCTAGTCAAAGTGAACTGATTCGCAATGAAATTTTAGGGGAAAGCGACGGTACACCGGGACAAACTTTCCAGTTACAAGGCGTTCCCTTGTTGAACCGTCGGGAAGATGAATATTTGCTGGTTTCGCCGCCAGGGGGAATCCCTCAACGGTGGTATGAGGTCAGCGATTTTGCTAATTCTCTCCCCCAAGATTTGCACTATACAATTGATTCGCGCACCGGGACAGTGCAGTTTGGCCCGGTGATTCGGGAACCAGCCCAACTCCAGCAGCAAACGGAATTTAGGCGGGGAGTGGGGAATATTTCTAATATTCAGGAATTAGAACGACAATATGGGGCTGTTCCGCCGCGCGGTTCGGTGATTCGGATGGTTGCATACCGGACTGGTGGTGGGCGGAAGGGGAATGTGCAACGGGGGACGATTACCGTAGCGAAAACGGCGGTTCCATATATTGCGAGGTTGATTAACCATACACCCGCGCGTAACGGTTCCGATGCGGAATCTTTGGAAGATGCGGTGATTCGCGTTCCGGCGATGCTGCGAACCCGCGATCGCGCTGTGACTCCCGAAGATTTTGAAGTGCTGACCCTACAAGCTGGCGGTGGTGCGGTGGCGCGGGTACGCTGCTTACCACCGACAACTACACAAGAAGCTGGAACTGTCAAATTATTAGTTGTCCCGGCGGCGAATACAGATGCAATTATTCGTGGTGAAGGTATCGAACCGGAATTATTTAGTTTGAGTCCGCAGTTACGTGACCAAATTATTGCTTATTTGGATGAACGGAGGTTATTAGGAATACAGGTTAAATTGCAAGCGCCGGAATATGTGGGTGTAGCGGTGCAAACAGAAGTTGCGCTGGAACCAGAATACAACCATCCTGCCGCCCAGCAAGAGATTTTAAGTAAATTACGGGTGGCGTTGTATCGGTTTTTGAATCCGATTACGGGGGGTCAGGATGGGAGAGGCTGGCCGTTTGGGCGACCTGTTTATCCTTCGGATATTGTCAATTTGTTTCAGCAATTTCCGGCGGTGCGGTACTTGGGGGTAGTGCAGTTGTTTGAATTGCGCTATGTGGGTTCAACTTGGGTGCGATCGCTTCCCCAAAATCCGGTGATTGATCCGGGGGCGTTGGGTTTAATTTGTTCTTGGCAAAATACGCGATTGCGTTCTGGCCATGTTGTTAATCTCATCCAATAAATTACGTTTTAATACTCTGTGAACTCTGCGCCTCTGTGGTTAGAAAAATTACGAACCACAGAGACACAGAGGACACAGAGAAAAGAATAACAAACAAGAAATAATTATGAGTAGTCAAATTCTGCACCTGCAATTAACTTCAATGCAATTACCTAACGCGATTCAAACATCGGCGGTAGGGAAGGGTGCAGATGATTTTTCACAAATAGCACTTAGTAGTCAAACGACTGTACGTGCTGGGTGTGATGTGGTGGTTCATCCTCCGGAACCGAGTGAGATAGTTTTGCATCTGGAAAATTTGGGTAGTCGGATGCTGCGGTTGAATGTGCGGGTGGAGGGGAATTTCCCGGCTGAGTGGTGTCGTATTGGGATGGAGGGGTATGAACTTGCACCGCGATCGCGGATGGATGTGGTGTTATACTTCCAACTTCCGGCGGATTTCTTTGAAACTCCCGAACTAGGGACTGGTCAATCTTTAATCTTGGATTATCACAGTCGCATTCATGTTAACTACACTGAGGAGGGGACTGGTAGACAGTTAGTTGAAACGGCTGGTTTAAATTTATATGTCCGCCCTCGCAGTCTCTATCCTAAGTTTTTACCTGCGGTTTATCGAGAAGTTGATTTTATTGGGCGCTTCTTGAAGATTTTTGAACAGGCTTTTGAACCCTCAGTGCAAACGCTAGATGTGTTGTGGGCTTATTTAGACCCAATGACTGCACCGCAGACATTGTTACCTTTTCTCGCGCACTGGGTAGCCTGGCCGATTGACCGTCGTTGGACTTTAGAACGACAACGTTATTTAATTCGTTCGGCGGTTGAACTGTATCGCTGGCGGGGAACACGTAGAGGTTTACGTTTATATATACATCTTTATACAGATTTACCTTTAGATGAACATATTACAAGAGAAGTTGATAAGCATATTTGTATTGAAGAAATTCGCGGCGAAGGTTTTGTTTTAGGTAATACGCGCCTAGGTGAAGATGCAATGATTGGCGGCGGTCGTCCGTATCATTTTATCGTGCGCCTCCGTCCGCAACGTCCAAATCAGGTAGATGAACAATTAGTCCGACACATTATTGAGCAAGAGAAACCCGCTTTTTGTACTTATGAAATTTATATAGATGCGTTAATAACCAATAGTTAATAGTCAAAAGGATAAAGAATAAACTTTCATACTTCATACTTCATATTATGGAAATTCACCCCCTAGAACGACTACAAATTCAAGATGGTTTATTGATTAACGCTGAACGATGGAAGCGATCGCATGATTATCACCGTCAGCGGCAAAATATTCATTATCAGTCGTTGAATGAACCGGGAATAGTTCAGGGTTTGGGTGTGAGTTTGATTCTTGCGCCAAAGGATGTACCCTCACAATATAATGATGCGCGATGGTTACAAATTCAGCCAGGAATTGCCATTGATGTGAATGGGAATCCGATTGTGGTTCCGCAACAGATAGATTTTCATATCTCGGCTGATATTACAGAAGAAAAACCTAGGCTAATTTATTTAGTTGTGCGTTATGTAGATCCAGAAACTTTACAACGCAAACAAGTAAGTGAAAGTAAATTTGAAGCCGAAACTTTTCGGATTGATGAAAAAACTTCACCACCTGATGCGTTTGAAGTGGAATTATGCAGAATTTTATTACAGCCGGGATTAGTAACTTTAAAAAATCCCCAAGATGTATTTTATCCAAGTTTGAATAGTTTAGATTTTCGCTATCGAAAAATTGCGCGATCGCGTCCTACTGCGGTGGTGCAGGTGGCGCATCTTGATACGCAGGAAACTAAAGAAGGTAATAGCTTTGCAAATTTATCTTCTTTATTAAAATATACCGAAAGTCTTACCTGTACTTTCCAAGGAGATGAGCAAATTGCTCGGTTAAGTTTTCCACTTTTAGACCCAACAATAGCAATTAATTATGATTTGCTATTTATTACGGGAAGTGAACCATTAATTTTAAATGTGCAAGAATTAGCTAATCTTGAAAGTTATCTAGATAGTGGGGGAGTTTTGTTAGTAGAATCGCCTACCGATGCTGTTGACCGATTAGAAAGTATTTTAGAGATTACTGAAAATTTAGGCACACCTTTAGAAGATTTTATACGCGAACTTAATAGATCCCATCCATTACGGACACAGCCATTTTTATTTGCTGCTTTACCAGTTATAAATCAAAAGCCTCTGCAAATTTTAGTTGCAGGTGGCATTGTTTTAGTTATTGGTGATTTATCACTAGCTTGGGGATTAGATGAAAAATTAACTTTATCACGAGAAACAATTCGCACTGCCCAAGAGTTAGGCATTAATATTCTTAATTTTGCCTGGAAGCGTAAGCGAATGACGCAATTAAGACAACAAACTGCTACACCTATATCAACTAAGCCAGACCCATTAAAAAGCATTTTCAATAAGTTGGAATAATTTTTTACTTTTTACTTTTTACTTTTTTATATGGCAGTTAATCGAATTAATACTAAAATTTCTACTCAAGTATTGAATTTTCAACCGGGTGGTTCGCCAGCTTCTTTTGATGTAACTGTAGTTAATGAAAGTAATCAGTTTGCATCTTTACAAATCGAAATTATTGCGGCTGGTGGTGGCGAGAGTTTGGGGTCTAATTGGTACAAAATTACGCCATCTGTTAGTGCTAAAAATCCGCCGGGAGATAGTACGAAATTTGAAGTAACTATTACTAATACTCCTGTTGCTGGTTTTATCGGCAAGATGAACTTAATAGTACGGATTTTTTCGCTAGAATTGGGGGATGAAGACAGACAAATATTGCGGTTGATAGTTGAAGCAGGCGTTGGCGCTGTGGCTATGCAAGTTGAGTTAATTACACGCGAATTTACACCTCAACCACAGGGGTTAATTGAGATTCCAGTGCGTGTTTTTAATCCTAGTCAAATACCTGCAAGTGTTTCTCTTAAGCCCATTGGACTCCAACCTCAATGGTTTATTAATGGTGATGAAAGGTTGTTAGAAGTTTCTCCTGGTGCTAAAAAAGAAACATCATTTTTATGTCAGTTACCAAGTCTTGAAGCAGTCCCAAGTCAAGCATATCCTTTTACGATTGAAGCGACATATTCTCATGGAGTTCCTTCTCGTAGTCGGGAGGGAATAATTAACGTCAACCCAGCAGGATCTATTGATTTTCGATGTACTCTAGAAAAGCAACAAATACCTGCATCTCGTCCTTGGCTACCGCAATTACGAGTTAATTCTACAACTTATCAACTTGAGTGCCAAAATCACAGTAATTTAAGCAAGAAAGTCAGTATTGAAGTGAAAGAAGGTGAGGAGGGACAGCCTAAATCTTTTTGGCAAGTTGAGCCTGAATTTGTAGAATTACACCCAGGAGAAAATAACAATTTACAACTATTAGTAAGTAAGCGGCGGCAATGGTTTGGCTTAAAGCAAAAACTTTCATATAAAGTCAAGGTTATTGTACCAGACCAGAGAGTAAATGTTAAGTATATAAATCAAGATTTACAATTAATTATTCATCCTATTTTACATCCTTGGCTACAGATGAGCGTAGGAGTTTTGCTGTTGTTTTTACTTTGGTTTTTATCATGGCTTAATCCTAATAATCCTTTCTTTGGCCATCGTCGTTCTGTGACATTTGTGCAGTTTAATGGTGTAGGCGATCACGCTGTTAGCAGTTCTCAAGACCAAAGTATTATCAGATGGAAGATTGCTGGTTTTACTAATCCTTTCGTTAATCAAGATGATGGGAGGATGGCTAAAAATATAGGTAAATCTGTTCGGGTTGTGCGCTATAAACCTGTGGATAATGACGTGGTAGCAGCAGGTTTAGAAAATGGTGAAATCCAAATTTGGGATGTGCTTGGCGGTACGAAAAAGCCAAAAGTTACTTTTTCAAATGATAAAGCAGACCGTGTTCTAGGTTTAGAATTTAGTCAAGATTCACACTATTTATTCAGTGGTCATGGTAGTGGTTTAGTTTTGCAATGGGATGTAGATAGCGCTCTGTTAGATGATCATCAAAGTTTAACAAAAAATGATAGTTGCAAAGATGTTAAATTTCTTGTTGATTGCAAAGATGTGAACTTTCCTATTTATAGTTTAACTTTAGCTGGCAATGATAAACAAAATTTAGTAATCGGTGGTAGATACAATAACTTAGCTATATGGAATTTTTCCCAAAATAAACTATGGAAAGTTCCATATAATCCTCCCGGTAGTCAAAATGATTATATTGTCAGTGTAGATAGTACGGAATATAAACCAAGTTTATTAGCAACAGCAGATAATATGGGGCAAATTACTTTATGGAATATGCAACAATGTCTGAGTAAAAATAATGGTCAGTGTCAAGTTATAGATAAATGGTCTGATGGTCATGGTGGTAAAGCAGTGCGATCGGTTGCTTTGAGTCGAGATGGTTGTTATTTAGCTAGTGGTGGTGATGATAATCGCGTTATGCTTTGGCCTTTAACTCAAGCAGGTAGAAGAATTTCTCCTGTTGGTCAAGTAATACGTAAGGAAAAACAAAGATTTAATAGTATAGATGTGAAAGTTGTGAAAAATAAAATTTTGATTATTAGTGGTAATGATGATCATAAAGTCAGGTTAGACATTAGAGATTTGAATAAAAATGTTGGTTGTAAACAATAATGACTCGCTCTAATAGACTTAGTTAAAATCCTTTTTTACTTTTACCTTTTTACTTTTAACTTGCTTGGGGGTAAGCATGACTGCCACAAATTCGAGAAATACAGATTCCCAACTCGGTTTGAGTATGGCAGATGTGTTGACTCTGCCACCACAACAGCGCAAAATTGTGCAGTGGTTAATTAAGCGTCCTGATAGTGCTTCTCTTACCCAAGTATCACTTCATTTAGATTTAAATCAACAAGCTACTTTAGCTTTATTAGATGAATTAGTTGATGAAGGTTTTGTTCAGCAAGTATTAACTTCTGGGGAGGTACAATACAAGGTTAATCTGGCGGCTAAACGCGGCATTCAACAACAAAATCTACAACAAACTCTCGCCCCTGGAAATCCTCTGGCGATTATTTTTAATCCTTCTGGTGATTACGCAGTTCAGGCTGGGGGAAAATTTGACCTAAATGTAACTGTTACAAATAAAGGGGTGGAAAGTGCGTTAATTGATATTTATATTGATGAATTATCAACCCAATTAATTCAATGGTGTGATGCGCCTAAACAGAGGTTAGCACTGAGTTCTAATTCTGTGGGTGAGGTGTTATTTGAATTTCAAGTACCTGTCACAGCAATTCCTAGCACTTATAACTATGCAATTGTTGTTGATGCACCGCTACATTATCCTGAAGATACGCCAATTCGACATGGGGCGCGGATTCAAGTTTTACCTGCGATTGAAACGGTTGTTAGAGTTAGTGACCCGACTTTTAGCTTACTACCTTTAACAAGTTCGCGATCGCCTGCCAAAATTCTCCCCGGCGCAATCTTACAAGTTAATGTCAATGTCCACAACCGTTCTGATAGGGTAGATAGATTTCGCCTCAGTTGTCTTGATTTACCCCAGGAGTGGGTGAGTATCCGTTATCCCGAAGGTTTGGAAACTGCGGGACTGGTTATCCCCAATATGGGTTTAAATCTCAACCCAGGCGAGAAGGGAGAAATCTTACTTCAGTTTCAACCACCGCTAGACGCAAACGCCGAACTTTATTACCCCAGCATCCGCTTGTATTCTGCCAACAATCCTGATTTGATGCTATTGGATGTTATATATTGGGAAATTTTACCTTCTTACCTACTAAACGCAGAGATGCTAATAGTGGTAAATCGGGTGAGACGCAAAGGCGGAACTTTTGAAGTCAAGTTGACAAATGCGGGTAACACTGTCAGAGAAATCGCTTTTGAAGCGGTTCCTATTGATGAAGATAAAGTGTGTAGTTACACAACTTCTCCGGCGATGTTGCGCGTATTACCTGGAGAAAAAGTTTCGACGAAAGTGACAGTAGTACCCGTGAAATGGTGGTATCGTCCGATGTTCGGCGCGGGACGATTACTGAATTTTCGCATTGAATTAACAGATCAGCAACAAATCCCTTTACCCAACCCAGCGTTACCAGGAAGTTTAATTTGGGAACCGCGCCCTTGGTGGCAATTTTTACTCGTATTGTTGACAGTTATAGGTAGTGTAGCAGCGATCGCATTTTTGATTTGGTTATGGTTTTTCCGTCCCCTCGCAACCCCTAAAATTCTGCAATTTCTGTCCTCTGATGCGACTTATCAAGCATCGAACGGTGATTTTATTCGCTTAAGTTGGCAAATTCGCCACCCCAAAAAATTGCAAACTGTATCTTTAACTGGCTTATTTGCTGATGGTACAGCGGCGGTACAACCAATAGTTTATACCTTCAACGGCAAGATTCCCGCAGAACTGCAACCATTTTGCCA encodes:
- a CDS encoding DUF4159 domain-containing protein translates to MEIHPLERLQIQDGLLINAERWKRSHDYHRQRQNIHYQSLNEPGIVQGLGVSLILAPKDVPSQYNDARWLQIQPGIAIDVNGNPIVVPQQIDFHISADITEEKPRLIYLVVRYVDPETLQRKQVSESKFEAETFRIDEKTSPPDAFEVELCRILLQPGLVTLKNPQDVFYPSLNSLDFRYRKIARSRPTAVVQVAHLDTQETKEGNSFANLSSLLKYTESLTCTFQGDEQIARLSFPLLDPTIAINYDLLFITGSEPLILNVQELANLESYLDSGGVLLVESPTDAVDRLESILEITENLGTPLEDFIRELNRSHPLRTQPFLFAALPVINQKPLQILVAGGIVLVIGDLSLAWGLDEKLTLSRETIRTAQELGINILNFAWKRKRMTQLRQQTATPISTKPDPLKSIFNKLE